A part of Escherichia marmotae genomic DNA contains:
- a CDS encoding YciK family oxidoreductase: protein MNYQPKQDLLNDRIILVTGASDGIGREAAQTYARYGATVILLGRNEEKLRQVARRMFEETGHQPQWFILDLLTCTSEDCHQLAQRIAVNYPRLDGVLHNAGLLGEVCPMSEQNPQVWQDVMQVNVNATFMLTQALLPLLLKSDAGSLVFTSSSVGRQGRANWGAYAASKFATEGMMQVLADEYQQRLRVNCINPGGTRTAMRASAFPTEDPLKLKTPADIMPLYLWLMGDGSRRKTGMTFDAQPGRKPGISQ from the coding sequence GATCGTATTATCCTGGTGACCGGTGCCAGCGACGGAATTGGTCGTGAAGCCGCTCAGACTTATGCGCGTTATGGCGCGACGGTGATTTTACTGGGTCGTAACGAAGAAAAATTACGTCAGGTCGCCCGGCGTATGTTCGAAGAGACCGGACACCAGCCACAGTGGTTTATTCTCGATTTGCTGACCTGCACATCCGAAGATTGCCATCAACTGGCACAGCGCATTGCCGTTAATTATCCGCGTCTGGACGGCGTTCTGCATAATGCCGGATTGCTTGGCGAAGTTTGCCCGATGAGCGAACAAAATCCGCAGGTCTGGCAGGATGTCATGCAGGTCAACGTAAATGCTACCTTTATGCTGACCCAGGCACTTCTTCCTTTATTACTCAAATCGGACGCCGGTTCGCTGGTCTTTACCTCATCAAGCGTTGGACGTCAGGGGCGTGCCAACTGGGGCGCATATGCTGCCTCTAAATTTGCCACCGAAGGGATGATGCAGGTACTGGCCGATGAATATCAGCAGCGTCTGCGTGTGAACTGCATTAACCCGGGCGGTACGCGCACCGCCATGCGTGCCAGTGCCTTCCCTACGGAAGATCCGCTGAAGCTCAAAACACCCGCCGATATCATGCCGCTATACCTCTGGCTGATGGGCGATGGCAGCCGCCGTAAAACCGGTATGACCTTTGACGCCCAACCGGGCCGTAAACCAGGAATTTCCCAATGA
- the cobO gene encoding cob(I)yrinic acid a,c-diamide adenosyltransferase, whose protein sequence is MSDERYQQRQQRVKEKVDARVAQAQDERGIIIVFTGNGKGKTTAAFGTATRAVGHGKKVGVVQFIKGTWPNGERNLLEPHGVEFQVMATGFTWDTQNREADTAACREVWQHAKRMLADSSLDMVLLDELTYMVAYDYLPLEEVVQALNERPHQQTVIITGRGCHRDILELADTVSELRPVKHAFDAGVKAQIGIDY, encoded by the coding sequence ATGAGTGACGAACGCTACCAACAGCGTCAGCAACGTGTTAAAGAAAAAGTGGATGCCCGCGTGGCGCAGGCCCAGGATGAGCGCGGCATTATTATTGTTTTTACTGGCAATGGAAAAGGCAAAACCACTGCGGCATTTGGTACGGCAACACGCGCGGTAGGTCACGGAAAAAAAGTGGGCGTCGTGCAGTTTATTAAAGGCACCTGGCCTAACGGCGAGCGCAATCTACTGGAACCACACGGCGTCGAGTTTCAGGTGATGGCAACAGGTTTTACCTGGGATACGCAAAACCGCGAAGCTGATACCGCTGCCTGCCGTGAAGTCTGGCAACATGCAAAGCGAATGCTGGCTGATTCCTCGCTGGATATGGTTTTGCTCGATGAGCTGACGTATATGGTGGCGTATGACTATTTGCCACTGGAAGAAGTGGTGCAAGCCTTAAATGAGCGTCCACATCAGCAAACGGTGATTATCACGGGTCGTGGCTGTCATCGGGATATACTTGAACTGGCAGATACCGTCAGTGAATTACGCCCCGTCAAACATGCGTTTGATGCAGGAGTTAAAGCACAAA